The following coding sequences are from one Nicotiana tabacum cultivar K326 chromosome 1, ASM71507v2, whole genome shotgun sequence window:
- the LOC142180900 gene encoding uncharacterized protein LOC142180900, producing MANEKSVLELQEVPTKQVLKYRPFERATSIIPTEITTTSGHFQCTTTKDSCSTPKTADRLKKRSINGSKRVFKDASFSLMLDASRAGGDFHLRTATNMYPHIHEAVEKAQVLLECHLQPAEEKSSCLICWTFVL from the exons ATGGCGAATGAAAAGAGTGTCTTAGAATTACAGGAGGTACCTACAAAGCAAGTGCTGAAATATCGTCCCTTTGAAAGAGCGACTTCTATCATTCCTACTGAGATAACAACAACATCAGGACATTTTCAATGTACTACTACAAAGGACTCTTGCTCTACTCCCAAAACAG CAGACAGACTGAAAAAAAGAAGTATCAATGGTTCGAAGAGGGTGTTTAAGGATGCATCCTTTTCACT CATGTTGGATGCTTCCAGAGCTGGTGGAGACTTTCATTTAAGGACTGCTACGAATATGTATCCTCACATCCATGAAGCCGTTGAAAAAGCTCAAGTACTTCTTGAATGTCATCTTCAACCTGCTGAAGAAAAGTCATCATGCTTAATATGTTGGACTTTTGTCCTTTGA